Proteins co-encoded in one Plectropomus leopardus isolate mb chromosome 14, YSFRI_Pleo_2.0, whole genome shotgun sequence genomic window:
- the d2hgdh gene encoding D-2-hydroxyglutarate dehydrogenase, mitochondrial, with translation MAGIFQRTLRLKTALRYLSPHCTFSSAAKVRLSPVNLRSPFLPFTSCCRKLHTGAEGPEPSPAAAPDRLPFSRITQEDLAFFRKILPARALTDPDLLESSNVDWLKSVRGSSELLLRPQTTEEVSQILKYCNSRNLAVNPQGGNTGLVGGSVPVYDEVILSTALMNNILTFDSISGILTCQAGCVLENLSLYLEERDYIMPLDLGAKGSCHIGGNVATNAGGLRLLRYGSLHGTVLGLEVVLADGRVLDCLATLRKDNTGYDLKQLFIGSEGTLGVITAVSILCPRKPKSVNVVLLGCETFEQLLKTFKLCRGMLGEILSAYEFLDSECMRLLNTHLKLPNPISDCPFYVVIETSGSDATHDGEKLHNFLEEAMTSSLVTDGTVATEDSKIKALWSMRERVPEALSHDGFTYKYDISLPVERIYQLVTDMRGHLGDRAKSVVGYGHLGDGNLHLNITSPEKDPALLAAIEPFVYEWTASCQGSISAEHGLGLKKRNYIYYSKPSQAVALMGNIKAMLDPKGILNPYKTLPDNLK, from the exons ATGGCGGGGATTTTCCAAAGAACACTAAGACTGAAGACAGCTCTGAGATATCTGAGCCCCCACTGCACCTTCTCATCAGCAGCCAAAGTCAGACTTTCACCTGTGAACCTCCGCAGTCCATTTCTTCCCTTCACCTCATGCTGTCGAAAGCTGCACACCGGGGCAGAGGGGCCTGAGCCGTCCCCTGCTGCAGCCCCAGACAGGCTGCCTTTCTCCAGGATAACTCAGGAAGACTTGGCCTTCTTCAGGAAGATCCTGCCAGCCAGAGCCCTAACTGATCCAGACCTGCTGGAGTCCAGTAATGTGGATTGGCTCAAGTCAGTGAGAG GTTCCAGTGAACTGCTGCTGAGACCTCAAACAACTgaggaagtttctcagattCTCAA GTATTGTAACAGTCGTAATCTGGCGGTGAACCCTCAGGGAGGAAACACTGGGCTGGTTGGAGGCAGTGTGCCAGTTTATGATGAGGTCATCCTCTCCACTGCCCTCATGAACAACATCCTTACCTTTGATAGCATCTCAG GCATTCTGACCTGTCAGGCAGGTTGTGTCTTGGAGAACCTGTCCCTTTACCTGGAGGAGAGAGACTACATCATGCCACTCGATCTGGGGGCAAAAGGCAGTTGCCACATTGGGGGAAACGTGGCAACAAATGCAGGTGGACTCCGGCTACTGAGATATGGCTCCTTACACGGGACTGTGCTCGGTCTAGAAGTG GTGTTGGCAGATGGGCGAGTGCTGGACTGCTTGGCCACCCTGCGAAAAGATAATACAGGATATGACCTCAAGCAGCTCTTCATCGGGTCAGAAGGCACACTGGGGGTCATCACTGCAGTATCCATCCTCTGTCCACGGAAACCCAAATCTGTTAATGTGGTTTTGCTGG GCTGTGAGACCTTTGAGCAGCTGCTGAAGACATTTAAGCTCTGCAGAGGCATGCTGGGAGAAATCCTGTCAGCCTACGAATTCCTGGACAGTGAATGTATGAGGCTGCTGAATACGCACCTCAAACTACCCAATCCCATCTCTG ATTGTCCGTTCTACGTTGTCATAGAAACCTCTGGATCTGACGCAACACATGACGGCGAGAAACTCCACAATTTCTTGGAGGAGGCGATGACATCATCATTGGTTACTGATGGAACCGTAGCAACTGAAGACTCCAAAATAAAG GCTCTGTGGTCGATGCGTGAACGCGTCCCAGAGGCGCTGAGTCACGATGGCTTCACTTATAAGTATGACATCTCGCTTCCTGTGGAGCGAATCTACCAGCTGGTGACGGACATGAGGGGGCACCTGGGGGACCGAGCCAAGAGTGTGGTGGGGTACGGACACTTAG GAGATGGAAACCTCCACTTGAACATAACCTCTCCTGAAAAAGACCCTGCTCTTCTCGCTGCCATCGAGCCGTTCGTCTACGAGTGGACAGCCAGCTGTCAGGGCAGCATCAGTGCCGAACACGGACTGGGCCTGAAGAAGAGGAACTATATCTACTACAGTAAACCCAGCCAGGCTGTGGCTCTGATGGGTAACATCAAGGCCATGCTGGATCCGAAGGGCATTCTCAACCCGTACAAGACTCTACCAGATAACCTGAAATGA